Proteins encoded within one genomic window of Raineyella fluvialis:
- a CDS encoding DeoR/GlpR family DNA-binding transcription regulator, whose protein sequence is MEDIKADATSEASLTGLTPADRRDAMAEYLRTHRTARIEELAGRFAISPMTVHRDLDLLSRTGVVQRVRGGARAMTQPMTERDIQIRRRFRATEKDALAKVAAGLIDEGTIVALDDSTTVGAIVPLLSGRQPSTVITHSLTAMEYVATHYPEMVLVGLGGQYYPETGSFLGRAVADQVRGMTADTVFVSTTSIKNNALFHPDEEAASTKQALLEVGDRKVLVADASKFGVPALYHVVGLDIFDDIVVEDAISPEQREQLDSLAATIHYVASI, encoded by the coding sequence GTGGAAGACATCAAGGCTGATGCGACGTCCGAGGCATCCCTGACAGGGCTGACCCCGGCCGATCGCCGAGACGCGATGGCCGAGTACCTGCGGACACATCGCACCGCCCGGATCGAGGAGCTGGCCGGCCGGTTCGCGATCAGCCCGATGACCGTGCACCGTGACCTCGACCTGCTCTCCCGCACCGGCGTCGTACAGCGCGTCCGTGGCGGAGCCCGGGCGATGACCCAGCCGATGACCGAGCGCGACATCCAGATCCGGCGGCGGTTCCGCGCGACGGAGAAGGATGCCCTGGCGAAGGTCGCCGCCGGCCTCATCGACGAGGGGACCATCGTCGCCCTCGACGACTCGACCACGGTCGGCGCGATCGTCCCCCTGCTCTCCGGCCGGCAGCCCTCGACGGTCATCACGCACTCGTTGACCGCCATGGAGTACGTCGCCACGCACTACCCGGAGATGGTGCTGGTGGGGCTCGGCGGCCAGTACTACCCGGAGACGGGCTCCTTCCTCGGCCGGGCCGTGGCCGACCAGGTGCGCGGCATGACCGCCGACACCGTGTTCGTGTCGACCACGTCGATCAAGAACAACGCCCTCTTCCACCCGGACGAGGAAGCCGCCTCCACCAAGCAGGCACTGCTCGAGGTCGGCGACCGCAAGGTGCTCGTCGCCGACGCCAGCAAGTTCGGCGTCCCGGCCCTGTACCACGTCGTCGGCCTCGACATCTTCGACGACATCGTCGTCGAGGACGCCATCAGCCCCGAACAGCGCGAACAACTCGATTCGCTCGCCGCGACGATCCATTACGTCGCCAGCATCTGA
- a CDS encoding mannitol dehydrogenase family protein: MITMHLSNSTLSAVEAPVSVPTYDRSGVTAGIVHFGVGGFHRAHQAMYLDRLMNQGEALDWGICGMGVMPSDARMRDVLRASDGLYTLVVKNPDGTREERVIGSIVDYVYAPDDPAAAVERLADPAIRIVSLTITEGGYNFHHVTGEFDLDNPDVRHDLADPGHPRTVFGLVCAGLALRRERGIAPFTIMSCDNIQGNGDMARRTFTAYAEALDPALAAWLRENVPFPNSMVDRITPVTTDADRADVAQRYGIDDAWPVVCEDFTQWVLEDSFVSGRPAYEKVGVQVVDDVVPYELMKLRLLNASHQGLCYFGYLAGYRAVHDVTRNPLFSTFLLRYMDEEATPTLSPLPGVDLDAYKHKLIERFSNEYVADTVARLCAESSDRIPKWLMPVVRENLAAGRQVGLSAAIVASWARYDEGVDEHGEPIAIVDRMADELRAVAQGNREDVLAFLRNRQVFGDVVDDPRFTEPYAAALTALHRHGSVATLEQIMGNVPA, translated from the coding sequence ATGATCACCATGCACCTCAGTAACAGCACCCTCTCCGCCGTCGAGGCCCCCGTCTCCGTCCCCACCTACGATCGGTCGGGTGTCACGGCGGGCATCGTCCACTTCGGGGTCGGTGGCTTCCACCGGGCCCACCAGGCCATGTACCTCGATCGCCTGATGAACCAGGGTGAGGCCCTGGACTGGGGCATCTGCGGGATGGGGGTGATGCCCTCCGACGCCCGGATGCGCGACGTCCTGCGGGCCTCGGACGGTCTCTACACCCTGGTCGTCAAGAACCCGGACGGTACCCGCGAGGAGCGGGTGATCGGGTCCATCGTCGACTACGTCTACGCGCCCGACGACCCGGCGGCCGCCGTGGAGCGGCTCGCGGATCCCGCCATCCGCATCGTCTCGCTCACCATCACCGAGGGCGGGTACAACTTCCACCACGTCACCGGGGAGTTCGATCTGGACAACCCCGACGTCCGGCACGACCTCGCCGATCCGGGCCACCCCCGGACGGTCTTCGGCCTGGTCTGCGCCGGCCTGGCGCTGCGTCGGGAGCGTGGGATCGCGCCCTTCACGATCATGAGCTGCGACAACATCCAAGGCAACGGCGACATGGCACGGCGTACGTTCACGGCCTACGCCGAAGCCCTCGATCCCGCCCTGGCCGCCTGGCTGCGGGAGAACGTCCCGTTCCCGAACTCCATGGTCGACCGCATCACCCCGGTGACCACCGACGCCGACCGTGCCGACGTCGCCCAGCGCTACGGCATCGACGACGCCTGGCCCGTGGTCTGCGAGGACTTCACCCAGTGGGTCCTCGAGGACTCCTTCGTCTCCGGACGCCCGGCCTACGAGAAGGTCGGCGTGCAGGTCGTCGACGACGTCGTCCCATACGAGCTGATGAAGCTACGGCTGCTCAACGCCAGCCACCAGGGCCTGTGCTACTTCGGCTACCTGGCCGGCTACCGCGCCGTCCACGACGTCACCCGCAACCCGCTGTTCTCGACCTTCCTGCTGCGCTACATGGACGAGGAGGCCACCCCGACCCTGTCCCCGCTGCCCGGGGTCGACCTCGACGCGTACAAGCACAAGCTGATCGAGCGCTTCAGCAACGAGTACGTCGCCGACACTGTGGCCCGGCTCTGCGCCGAGAGCTCGGATCGCATCCCCAAGTGGCTGATGCCCGTGGTCCGGGAGAACCTCGCCGCCGGCCGGCAGGTGGGGCTCTCGGCCGCCATCGTGGCGAGCTGGGCCCGCTACGACGAGGGTGTCGACGAGCACGGTGAGCCGATCGCGATCGTGGATCGGATGGCCGACGAGCTGCGGGCCGTCGCCCAGGGCAACCGCGAGGACGTCCTCGCCTTCCTGCGCAACCGTCAGGTCTTCGGCGACGTGGTCGACGATCCGCGGTTCACCGAGCCGTACGCTGCCGCGCTGACGGCGCTGCATCGCCACGGCTCGGTCGCGACGCTGGAGCAGATCATGGGTAATGTCCCCGCCTGA
- a CDS encoding dipeptidase produces the protein MTDADTLTPSRDALAARVEAVLPGVLDDLARLVAIPSISADPGRAADVEASAEAVAGLLADAGCPDVRVVRAGGRPAVIGRYPAPEGAPTICLYAHHDVQPTGDPALWSSEPFTATQRGDRLFGRGTADDKAGVAVHLAALRAFDGRPPVGVTLFIEGEEEVGSPTLHALLEEYRDDLAADAYVIADSGNWAVGVPAFTTTLRGLVDCTVTLRTLDHALHSGQFGGVAPDALTTLCRLVATLHDEAGNVAIEGLVSRPGPDLEYPADRLAEESGVLPGVHYLGDGPVTERLWTRPAVSVIGIDATAVDHASNTLAPSARAKLSLRLAPGQDPAAAMDALVAHLESHAPWGARVEVRRGELGAPGEAPLVGPYAEAALAAFTAAWGREPVTIGQGGSIAMVADFQQLFPAATVLVTAVSDPDSRMHGIDESLHLGDFRLACLSEALLLAALSTAAS, from the coding sequence ATGACCGATGCCGACACCCTCACCCCCAGCCGTGACGCCCTCGCCGCCCGTGTCGAGGCGGTGCTCCCCGGTGTCCTCGACGATCTCGCCCGACTGGTGGCGATCCCGTCGATCAGCGCCGACCCGGGGCGGGCCGCGGACGTCGAGGCGAGTGCCGAGGCCGTCGCCGGCCTGCTGGCGGACGCCGGCTGCCCGGACGTCCGGGTCGTCCGGGCCGGCGGCCGGCCGGCGGTGATCGGCCGCTACCCGGCTCCCGAGGGAGCGCCGACCATCTGCCTGTACGCGCATCACGACGTCCAGCCGACAGGTGATCCGGCCCTGTGGTCCTCGGAGCCGTTCACCGCCACCCAGCGCGGTGATCGGCTCTTCGGCCGGGGCACCGCCGACGACAAGGCCGGGGTCGCCGTACACCTGGCCGCGCTGCGCGCCTTCGACGGACGCCCGCCGGTCGGCGTGACCCTCTTCATCGAGGGTGAGGAGGAGGTCGGCTCGCCGACCCTGCACGCCCTGCTGGAGGAGTACCGCGACGACCTGGCAGCCGACGCGTACGTCATCGCCGACTCCGGCAACTGGGCGGTCGGTGTCCCGGCGTTCACCACCACCCTGCGCGGGCTGGTCGACTGCACGGTCACCTTACGTACCCTCGACCACGCCCTGCACTCCGGGCAGTTCGGCGGCGTCGCGCCGGATGCCCTGACCACCCTCTGCCGACTGGTGGCCACTCTCCACGACGAGGCGGGCAACGTGGCGATCGAGGGTCTCGTCTCGCGTCCCGGGCCCGACCTGGAGTACCCGGCCGACCGGCTGGCCGAGGAGAGCGGTGTCCTGCCGGGTGTGCACTACCTCGGTGACGGGCCGGTGACCGAGCGACTGTGGACCCGCCCGGCCGTGTCGGTGATCGGCATCGATGCCACCGCGGTGGATCACGCCTCGAACACCCTGGCGCCGTCCGCGCGCGCCAAGCTCAGCCTGCGTCTCGCGCCCGGGCAGGACCCGGCCGCCGCGATGGACGCGCTCGTCGCCCACCTCGAGTCGCACGCGCCCTGGGGGGCGCGGGTCGAGGTCAGGCGCGGTGAGCTCGGGGCGCCGGGCGAGGCACCCCTGGTCGGCCCGTACGCCGAGGCCGCGTTGGCGGCGTTCACCGCCGCCTGGGGCCGCGAACCTGTGACGATCGGCCAGGGTGGGTCGATCGCGATGGTGGCCGACTTCCAGCAGCTCTTCCCGGCGGCCACGGTGCTCGTCACGGCGGTCTCGGACCCCGACTCCCGGATGCACGGCATCGACGAGTCGCTGCACCTGGGAGACTTCCGTCTCGCCTGTCTGTCCGAAGCGCTCCTGTTGGCAGCCCTTTCCACAGCCGCCTCCTAG
- a CDS encoding PD40 domain-containing protein has protein sequence MSATDVTDEGATTAAGAITGAGLPRTKRGLGEALAAGRSRAGLSYRDLSRRSTVPVATLQGWIGGRSLPTPALRSAFLEVLDLLGLTADHTGPEWWQAVEDARRIPGTAAGNPYVGLRPYAPEDRDVFFGRQQELADLVERVRAAAVPGAGQPVVALLAPSGGGKSSLLGAGLVGTACAPGGALDGWYAALLTPGEDPEERWRAAYAARLAHPELPAVLVIDQCEELWTVASQDRREALIALLGGVLADGVARGEAAGQDSSEAVAPDVVVIGLRSDYFGPAAEHTVLGAALGHPLLLPTVSTEQAESIITGPARLRGVVVDPGLIAVLQRDLGAAGGTWAGGALPLLSQALTETWDTAKGQTLTAADYLAVGGVAGAIERAAERAYADLDEAARPIARGLILRMVRVDLDTPVRRPLELELLQDDEVAWSVVERFARARLLTVGDDTVELAHEALLQHWNRLRGWVAEDMEDLRARAYLARAAALWTEHDRDDDLLIPVGRFGLGLEEDATTRMLGTAEREFVAASRAHFLALEQEQVRTNRRLRLRARVAFGALAGVLVLAILAVVALINMQNTRNQALSRQMALSSSLVSAQDPGLAAQIALGASEWSGTPEGTSALISATGRPFPRRALGPSAATKLTVDADARLLVQPEPDGTLRLWRGQAASGAAGGAPEVLPLDPAHKSLFAGAVSTVGGQALVAAGGMNGLWLVDAAAAPARVLATLSSGPGTTYAAVFSPDGRTLYAGMQNGSIRRWDISTPTAPHEMPALATQQDPVLALTIDPTGTRLATAGAKGVARWVLDGDRATLLGPLTTLSAVQAVAFSPDGQWLAAGESRGRRVSRWRLDGDTATAQAPLTGFTSWINDVHFSSDGARVLVASSDQSMREFDQTTGAQLRSYPHPAVVSAAIYARDHLVSAASDGTVRWWPRVDPVFTHFATGLFQVSADTTGTHLLSSVDRTGSIAAWDLADPSRPRRLPDPETSAPDGSHPAGDYEVVTAVLADGSAVLGGTKQGDVVVWNRRGDAFAPAVSVPVDPGQSISWIGSSADSRTLVASAITSQKALVLRRAGDSFAVTGQIDVDQPQAMGIDATGRLAVVADINAAAGVWTIDDAGRATRVGGMADLGSTGTVVVFSPDGRSVAIGTDSGRVVVYDLADPAHPRQVSGESTALGAIYGMAVSPDGRYLAAGAGDNRIWLWRWDNEKLSPFAWIEASLDRVNDVRFVDNGRRLVAGGANGGIASWDIDVDRARETVCQGRGAPLTADEWAERLVGAAPRELC, from the coding sequence ATGTCGGCAACGGACGTGACGGACGAGGGTGCGACGACAGCCGCCGGGGCCATCACCGGGGCTGGGCTTCCGCGCACGAAGCGGGGCCTCGGGGAGGCGCTCGCGGCCGGACGTTCCCGGGCAGGGCTCTCGTATCGTGACCTCTCCCGCCGCAGCACGGTGCCCGTCGCCACCCTGCAGGGCTGGATCGGGGGCCGGTCCCTGCCCACGCCGGCGTTGCGTTCGGCGTTCCTCGAGGTGCTGGACCTGCTCGGGCTGACCGCCGACCACACCGGACCGGAGTGGTGGCAGGCCGTCGAGGACGCCCGCCGGATCCCCGGGACCGCCGCCGGCAACCCTTACGTCGGCCTGCGACCGTACGCTCCGGAGGACCGGGACGTCTTCTTCGGCCGCCAGCAGGAGCTCGCAGATCTGGTCGAGCGCGTCCGTGCGGCGGCCGTGCCCGGTGCGGGACAACCCGTCGTCGCCCTCCTGGCCCCCTCCGGGGGTGGCAAGTCGTCGCTCCTCGGCGCCGGGCTGGTCGGCACCGCCTGCGCGCCGGGAGGCGCCCTGGACGGCTGGTACGCCGCACTCCTCACTCCCGGCGAGGATCCGGAGGAGCGCTGGCGCGCCGCCTACGCCGCGCGCCTGGCGCACCCCGAACTCCCCGCCGTGCTGGTGATCGACCAGTGCGAGGAACTGTGGACCGTTGCCTCGCAGGATCGTCGTGAGGCCCTGATCGCACTGCTCGGAGGGGTCCTCGCCGACGGCGTGGCCCGGGGTGAGGCTGCGGGCCAGGATTCCTCCGAGGCCGTCGCACCCGATGTCGTAGTGATCGGCCTGCGCTCCGACTACTTCGGCCCGGCCGCCGAACACACGGTGCTCGGGGCCGCCCTGGGGCACCCCCTGCTGCTGCCGACCGTGTCCACCGAGCAGGCGGAGAGCATCATCACCGGCCCGGCGCGCCTGCGCGGCGTCGTCGTCGATCCCGGACTGATCGCGGTACTGCAGCGCGACCTCGGCGCGGCCGGCGGGACCTGGGCCGGTGGTGCGCTGCCGCTGCTCTCCCAGGCCCTCACCGAGACCTGGGACACCGCCAAGGGCCAGACCCTCACCGCGGCCGACTACCTCGCCGTCGGCGGTGTCGCCGGAGCCATCGAGCGGGCGGCCGAGCGCGCGTACGCCGATCTCGACGAGGCGGCCCGGCCAATCGCCCGCGGGTTGATCCTCCGGATGGTCCGGGTCGATCTCGACACCCCCGTCCGCCGCCCCCTCGAGCTCGAGTTGCTGCAGGACGACGAGGTCGCCTGGTCGGTCGTCGAGCGGTTCGCGCGGGCGAGGCTGCTGACCGTCGGGGACGACACTGTCGAACTCGCCCACGAGGCCCTGCTGCAACACTGGAACCGCCTGCGCGGCTGGGTCGCGGAGGACATGGAGGACCTGCGGGCGCGCGCGTACCTGGCGCGCGCGGCGGCCCTGTGGACCGAGCACGACCGGGACGACGATCTGCTCATCCCGGTCGGACGCTTCGGCCTCGGGCTGGAGGAGGACGCGACCACCCGGATGCTCGGCACCGCGGAGCGCGAGTTCGTCGCGGCGAGCCGGGCCCACTTCCTCGCCCTGGAGCAGGAGCAGGTGCGGACCAACCGCCGCCTGCGGCTGCGGGCCCGGGTCGCCTTCGGCGCCCTGGCCGGCGTCCTGGTGCTCGCGATCCTGGCTGTGGTGGCACTCATCAACATGCAGAACACCCGCAATCAGGCCCTGTCGCGCCAGATGGCCCTGTCGTCCTCGCTGGTGTCGGCGCAGGACCCTGGTCTGGCCGCGCAGATCGCCCTGGGTGCCTCCGAGTGGTCCGGCACCCCGGAGGGGACCTCCGCCCTGATCAGCGCCACCGGTCGGCCCTTCCCGCGCCGCGCCCTGGGACCGTCCGCGGCCACCAAGCTGACGGTCGACGCCGACGCTCGGCTGCTCGTCCAGCCGGAACCCGACGGCACGCTGCGTTTGTGGCGCGGCCAGGCCGCCAGCGGCGCCGCCGGCGGCGCACCCGAGGTCCTCCCGCTCGACCCGGCACACAAGTCGCTGTTCGCCGGCGCCGTCTCCACGGTCGGTGGTCAGGCCCTGGTCGCGGCCGGCGGCATGAACGGCCTGTGGCTGGTCGACGCCGCCGCCGCCCCCGCCCGCGTGCTGGCCACCCTGTCCAGCGGGCCCGGCACCACGTACGCGGCGGTCTTCAGCCCCGACGGCCGTACGCTCTACGCCGGTATGCAGAACGGATCGATCCGCCGCTGGGACATCAGCACCCCCACGGCGCCGCACGAGATGCCGGCGCTGGCGACCCAGCAGGATCCCGTCCTCGCCCTGACCATCGACCCGACCGGCACCCGGCTTGCGACGGCGGGGGCCAAGGGAGTCGCCCGCTGGGTCCTGGACGGGGACCGGGCCACCCTGCTGGGCCCCCTGACGACGCTCTCCGCCGTCCAGGCCGTGGCCTTCTCCCCGGACGGACAGTGGCTGGCGGCGGGGGAGTCGCGGGGCCGCCGGGTATCACGGTGGCGGCTCGACGGTGACACGGCGACGGCCCAAGCACCCCTGACCGGTTTCACCAGTTGGATCAACGACGTCCACTTCTCCTCCGACGGCGCCAGGGTGCTGGTCGCCTCCTCGGACCAGTCGATGCGCGAGTTCGACCAGACGACGGGCGCTCAGCTGCGCAGTTATCCGCACCCCGCCGTCGTCAGCGCGGCGATCTACGCCAGGGACCATCTGGTGTCCGCGGCCAGCGACGGGACCGTGCGCTGGTGGCCCCGGGTCGATCCGGTGTTCACGCACTTCGCCACCGGGCTCTTCCAGGTATCCGCGGACACCACGGGGACGCACCTGCTGAGCTCGGTCGACCGGACCGGGTCGATCGCCGCCTGGGACCTCGCTGACCCCTCCCGTCCGCGTCGGCTGCCCGATCCCGAGACCTCCGCGCCCGATGGCAGCCATCCGGCGGGCGACTACGAGGTCGTGACGGCCGTGCTCGCCGACGGATCGGCGGTCCTGGGCGGGACGAAGCAGGGCGACGTGGTCGTCTGGAACCGCCGTGGCGACGCCTTCGCCCCAGCCGTGAGCGTGCCCGTCGACCCTGGTCAGTCGATCAGCTGGATCGGGTCGTCCGCGGACTCACGTACGCTCGTGGCCAGCGCGATCACCAGCCAGAAGGCCCTCGTGCTACGCCGTGCCGGCGACTCGTTCGCCGTCACCGGTCAGATCGACGTCGACCAGCCGCAGGCCATGGGGATCGACGCGACCGGGCGCCTGGCGGTCGTCGCCGACATCAACGCCGCAGCCGGTGTCTGGACGATCGACGACGCCGGCCGGGCCACCCGCGTCGGCGGCATGGCCGATCTCGGGTCGACCGGGACAGTGGTGGTGTTCAGCCCCGACGGCAGGTCGGTGGCCATCGGGACGGACTCCGGGCGGGTCGTCGTCTACGACCTCGCCGATCCGGCGCATCCGCGTCAGGTCTCGGGGGAGAGTACGGCGCTGGGAGCGATCTACGGCATGGCCGTCAGCCCCGACGGTCGCTACCTGGCCGCCGGCGCCGGCGACAACCGGATCTGGCTGTGGCGCTGGGACAACGAGAAGCTCAGCCCGTTCGCCTGGATCGAGGCGTCGCTGGACCGCGTCAATGACGTACGGTTCGTCGACAACGGCCGCCGGCTGGTCGCCGGCGGCGCCAACGGTGGGATCGCCTCGTGGGACATCGACGTCGACCGGGCCCGGGAAACAGTGTGCCAGGGGCGTGGGGCGCCGCTCACGGCCGACGAATGGGCCGAACGCCTCGTCGGCGCCGCGCCTCGGGAACTGTGCTGA
- the purF gene encoding amidophosphoribosyltransferase: MPRPDGRLTAELDPLEKSPQDECGVFGVWAPGEDVSKLSYYGLYALQHRGQESAGIAVSDGRRIMVFKDMGLVSQVFDEGTLNSLTGDLAIGHARYSTTGASVWSNAQPTFRATASYGITLAHNGNLTNTDDLESWLRDRRPTEEVPHKNAMDSTNDTSIVTALMATFDDLPLGAAALKVLPHLRGAFSLVFMDEKTLYAARDPQGFRPLCLGRLERGWVVASETCALDIVGASFVREVEPGECIAIDADGLRSTRFAETRRKGCVFEYVYIARPDSTIHGRSVHESRVEVGRALAREHPVEADLVMPVPASGVPAAIGYAQESGIPYAEGLVKNNYVGRTFIQPSQTIRQLGIRLKLNPLRHVIEGKRLVVVDDSIVRGNTQRALVRMLKEAGAAEVHVRISSPPVRWPCFFGIDFSTRAELIASGLNVEEICRSIGADSLGYVSLDGMVGATDRPKDSLCRACFDGVYPVEPPPHALGILGDGFVAPQSTQLPLLSDTDETDETITDPAEQGAAAARPAEDR, encoded by the coding sequence GTGCCACGCCCTGATGGCCGGCTGACCGCCGAGCTCGACCCCCTGGAGAAGTCCCCGCAGGATGAATGCGGTGTGTTCGGCGTCTGGGCGCCGGGCGAGGACGTGTCGAAGCTGTCCTACTACGGTCTCTACGCCCTGCAGCACCGCGGGCAGGAGTCCGCGGGCATCGCCGTGTCGGACGGCCGGCGGATCATGGTCTTCAAGGACATGGGACTCGTCTCCCAGGTGTTCGACGAGGGCACGCTGAACTCTCTGACCGGTGACCTGGCGATCGGGCATGCCCGCTACTCGACCACCGGTGCCAGCGTCTGGAGCAATGCCCAGCCGACCTTCCGCGCCACCGCGTCGTACGGCATCACGCTCGCCCACAACGGCAACCTCACCAACACCGATGACCTCGAGTCCTGGCTGCGTGATCGCCGGCCCACCGAGGAGGTGCCGCACAAGAACGCGATGGACTCGACGAACGACACGTCGATCGTCACGGCGTTGATGGCCACCTTCGACGACCTGCCCCTGGGGGCCGCCGCGCTCAAGGTCCTGCCGCACCTGCGCGGCGCCTTCTCCCTGGTGTTCATGGACGAGAAGACCCTCTACGCCGCCCGGGACCCGCAGGGCTTCCGGCCGCTGTGCCTGGGCCGCCTCGAGCGTGGCTGGGTGGTCGCCTCCGAGACCTGCGCCCTCGACATCGTCGGGGCCTCCTTCGTCCGCGAGGTCGAGCCGGGGGAGTGCATCGCCATCGATGCGGACGGCCTGCGATCGACCCGCTTCGCCGAGACCCGGCGGAAGGGCTGCGTCTTCGAGTACGTCTACATCGCCCGTCCCGATTCGACGATCCACGGTCGCTCGGTGCACGAGTCCCGGGTCGAGGTGGGCCGGGCCCTGGCCCGCGAGCACCCGGTCGAGGCGGACCTGGTGATGCCGGTCCCGGCCTCGGGGGTGCCGGCGGCGATCGGCTACGCCCAGGAGTCCGGCATCCCGTACGCCGAGGGCTTGGTCAAGAACAACTACGTGGGGCGGACCTTCATCCAGCCCTCGCAGACCATCCGCCAGCTGGGCATCCGGCTCAAGCTCAACCCGTTGCGCCACGTCATCGAGGGCAAGCGGCTGGTCGTCGTCGACGACTCGATCGTCCGCGGCAACACCCAGCGGGCGCTGGTCCGGATGCTCAAGGAGGCCGGCGCGGCCGAGGTCCACGTCCGGATCTCCTCTCCGCCGGTGCGCTGGCCCTGCTTCTTCGGCATCGACTTCTCCACCCGTGCCGAACTGATCGCCTCGGGGCTGAACGTCGAGGAGATCTGTCGCTCGATCGGGGCCGACTCGCTCGGCTACGTCAGCCTTGACGGCATGGTCGGCGCCACCGACCGGCCGAAGGACAGCCTGTGCCGCGCCTGCTTCGACGGGGTCTACCCGGTCGAGCCGCCGCCGCATGCGCTCGGCATCCTCGGGGACGGGTTCGTCGCCCCCCAGAGCACCCAGTTGCCGCTGCTGAGCGACACGGATGAGACCGACGAGACCATCACCGACCCGGCCGAGCAGGGAGCTGCGGCCGCGCGACCCGCGGAGGACCGATGA
- the purM gene encoding phosphoribosylformylglycinamidine cyclo-ligase encodes MTQQPSPSDVGVPATPSAYAAAGVDIEAGDRAVELMKASVAATHRPEVLGGLGGFAGFFDASALVGYRRPVLATSTDGVGTKVAIAQAMDRHDTIGQDLIGMLVDDLVVVGAEPLFVTDYIACGRVVPERIAAIVRGIARGCEIAGAALLGGETAEHPGLLDPDEYDIAGATTGVVEYDRILGADRVQPGDVVIAMGSSGLHSNGYSLVRHVLLERAGWSLDREVPELGGALGDELLAPTRIYARDCLALADATEVHAMSHITGGGLANNLARVIPGHLAVRIDRSSWTPQPIFSLVQQVGTVSQPDIEATLNMGVGMVALVPASGVDESLTLLGARGIDSWVCGEVREAGDTDGGTVVLEGRHGA; translated from the coding sequence ATGACCCAGCAGCCGAGCCCGTCAGACGTCGGAGTGCCGGCGACCCCCAGCGCGTACGCCGCGGCCGGCGTGGACATCGAGGCCGGCGATCGTGCCGTGGAGCTGATGAAGGCCTCGGTCGCCGCGACGCATCGTCCCGAGGTCCTCGGCGGCCTCGGCGGCTTCGCCGGGTTCTTCGACGCCTCCGCGCTCGTCGGCTACCGGCGCCCGGTGCTCGCCACGTCGACCGACGGCGTGGGCACCAAGGTCGCGATCGCCCAGGCGATGGACCGGCACGACACCATCGGCCAGGACCTGATCGGCATGCTCGTCGACGACCTCGTCGTGGTGGGCGCCGAGCCGCTGTTCGTCACCGACTACATCGCGTGCGGCCGGGTCGTCCCGGAGCGGATCGCGGCCATCGTCCGGGGGATCGCACGGGGCTGTGAGATCGCCGGAGCCGCCCTCCTCGGCGGCGAGACGGCCGAACACCCCGGACTCCTCGACCCGGACGAGTACGACATCGCCGGTGCCACCACCGGTGTCGTCGAGTACGACCGGATCCTCGGCGCCGACCGGGTGCAGCCCGGTGACGTCGTCATCGCGATGGGTTCCTCGGGGCTGCACTCCAACGGCTACTCCCTGGTCCGGCACGTGCTGCTCGAGCGGGCCGGCTGGTCGCTCGACCGCGAGGTGCCCGAGCTGGGTGGGGCCCTCGGTGACGAACTGCTGGCCCCGACGCGGATCTACGCCCGTGACTGCCTCGCCCTGGCGGACGCCACGGAGGTGCACGCGATGAGCCACATCACCGGCGGCGGGCTCGCCAACAACCTCGCTCGGGTCATCCCGGGTCATCTGGCCGTACGCATCGACCGGTCCAGCTGGACCCCCCAGCCGATCTTCTCCCTCGTGCAGCAGGTCGGCACGGTCTCCCAGCCGGACATCGAGGCCACGCTCAACATGGGGGTCGGCATGGTCGCCCTCGTCCCCGCTTCCGGGGTCGACGAATCGCTGACCCTGCTCGGCGCTCGCGGGATCGATTCCTGGGTCTGCGGTGAGGTGCGTGAGGCGGGGGACACAGACGGTGGAACGGTGGTCCTGGAGGGGCGGCACGGGGCGTAG
- a CDS encoding DUF3073 domain-containing protein, with product MGRGRAKAKQTKVARELKYRSVETDFSSLERELRGESYQDEDQSDSHEVEDDVPDAYADLAARYNVDEDDEYGGYGEMRKSG from the coding sequence ATGGGGCGCGGCCGTGCGAAGGCAAAGCAGACCAAGGTTGCTCGTGAGTTGAAGTACCGCTCGGTTGAGACGGACTTCTCCTCGCTGGAGCGTGAACTCCGGGGCGAGTCCTATCAGGACGAGGACCAGAGCGACTCCCACGAAGTCGAAGACGACGTACCGGACGCGTATGCGGATCTGGCGGCTCGTTACAACGTCGACGAGGATGACGAGTACGGCGGCTACGGAGAGATGCGCAAGTCGGGCTAG